A section of the Pediococcus inopinatus genome encodes:
- a CDS encoding ATP phosphoribosyltransferase regulatory subunit: MRKNTRNAILNYPRGTYDIDEKHYTKYLEILYMLESIARSCGFEMIKTSPFMYSELSQFAKAAKGKIYEIKSQKRKDIALTSDSTLSILRFYYARYYRKSKKICSNIKVFRRNKKRREFSQYCFEIVGANSPEDIEINVLLILDKIINNIKPNYKISVNDFAIWKNILLDFGDYKEVLYKIRMESDPLTYLTKTLKLPKKSIEFLKFAYFNQALTTNELIEYCQVHNLSVFLIRFKNLQERLKILGVKLDTTFNFFDFRGSEIFENRYYKCLDTSGSPFLDGGNDSEFSSKILGYSSQCGGVAICLEAVLDNYVGKDLPKRALVKMGHIKKEDFYLMLENLRSCVSLGIEFIEDDAPYSISRSKKRAYCDSFDYFMVLGEYEMKRRTAELEDLATHDKKKLNWR, encoded by the coding sequence ATGAGAAAAAACACTAGAAATGCTATTTTAAATTATCCACGTGGCACTTATGACATAGATGAAAAACATTATACGAAATATTTAGAAATCTTATATATGTTGGAAAGTATTGCTAGATCTTGTGGTTTTGAAATGATTAAGACCTCTCCTTTTATGTACAGTGAACTTAGCCAGTTTGCAAAAGCAGCTAAGGGCAAAATATATGAAATCAAAAGTCAAAAAAGGAAAGATATCGCGCTAACGTCTGACTCGACTTTGTCTATATTGCGTTTCTATTATGCAAGGTACTATAGAAAATCAAAAAAAATATGCTCAAACATAAAAGTTTTTCGACGTAATAAAAAACGAAGAGAGTTTTCACAATATTGTTTTGAAATCGTTGGTGCAAATAGTCCAGAGGACATAGAAATAAACGTTTTGTTAATTCTAGATAAAATCATAAATAATATAAAACCTAACTACAAGATTAGTGTCAATGACTTTGCGATATGGAAGAATATTTTACTAGACTTTGGTGATTACAAAGAAGTGCTTTACAAGATTCGAATGGAAAGTGATCCACTAACTTATTTAACAAAAACATTGAAGTTACCAAAGAAATCTATCGAATTTTTAAAATTTGCATATTTTAACCAAGCTTTAACAACTAATGAACTAATCGAGTATTGTCAGGTCCATAATTTGTCGGTTTTTCTTATTAGATTTAAGAATTTGCAAGAGCGTTTAAAAATTTTAGGGGTGAAACTAGACACAACGTTTAATTTTTTTGATTTTCGTGGTTCCGAAATTTTTGAAAACAGATATTATAAGTGTTTAGATACTTCTGGTAGTCCATTTTTAGATGGTGGTAATGATAGTGAATTTTCATCAAAGATTCTTGGATATTCCTCCCAATGTGGCGGGGTTGCAATCTGTTTAGAAGCAGTACTAGACAATTACGTTGGAAAAGACTTACCCAAACGAGCATTAGTAAAAATGGGACATATCAAAAAAGAGGATTTTTATTTGATGTTAGAAAACCTCCGTTCTTGTGTTTCATTAGGAATTGAATTTATCGAAGATGATGCACCTTATTCGATTTCACGTTCAAAGAAAAGAGCGTATTGTGATTCATTTGACTATTTCATGGTTCTTGGAGAATACGAGATGAAAAGAAGGACTGCAGAATTAGAAGACTTAGCTACTCATGATAAAAAAAAGTTGAATTGGAGATGA
- a CDS encoding AMP-binding protein, with translation MQLEKEIERLLSDNKQSEIFPMNMLTIKQRRVAVIGENTEQVLNVILNLLASNKVVVPIHPKLPAENREYLCSLADVDLIITDNKELESGRLKVPIIYIDDLYSNLKESNLINKKYSAQLVNCPMIFFTSGTTGRSKAAVLKKVALEQLFSTMMEALEVSNLDCLLMYTHISFIQSFWSALIVLFSKGKIILKRKMEYEHFFDELDYYNATMTVGVPTMLNKIVRQYSTTIRPLRNLRCIISGGEILNVHNTKRLLSTLRNTSIANAYGMVETTAVCTLYYGRDFNRMDSVGKPLNNIQVIIKNKSIDGIGEILISSPRIMNGYYPTTLDQEDHWINTGDLGYIDDDGDLHVLSRKTLTINKGGVKINPFEIEKIILEDEHVEAAYAKRIPDVIYGENFNLEVIANADYHNSIVQYINSTLTAYYRPKKIKFVNAFESTITGKIKR, from the coding sequence ATGCAGCTAGAAAAAGAGATTGAAAGATTATTATCTGATAATAAACAAAGCGAAATTTTTCCAATGAATATGCTTACAATAAAGCAAAGGCGTGTTGCCGTGATTGGTGAAAATACTGAACAAGTTTTAAATGTAATACTTAATCTATTAGCATCGAATAAGGTTGTTGTGCCAATTCATCCTAAGTTGCCAGCAGAAAATAGAGAATATTTATGTTCATTAGCAGACGTGGATCTTATTATTACAGATAACAAAGAACTAGAAAGTGGCAGACTAAAAGTACCTATCATTTATATCGATGACTTATATTCTAATTTAAAGGAAAGCAATCTCATCAATAAAAAGTACTCTGCGCAATTAGTGAACTGTCCTATGATATTTTTCACCTCTGGTACTACTGGTCGATCAAAGGCAGCAGTTCTAAAAAAAGTGGCATTAGAGCAACTTTTTTCAACTATGATGGAGGCTCTAGAAGTTTCTAATCTAGATTGTCTTTTGATGTATACTCATATTTCTTTTATTCAATCGTTTTGGAGTGCGCTTATTGTACTATTCTCTAAGGGAAAAATTATACTGAAAAGGAAAATGGAATATGAACATTTCTTTGATGAATTAGACTACTATAATGCCACAATGACTGTTGGAGTACCGACAATGCTGAATAAAATTGTACGGCAATATAGTACGACAATTCGCCCATTAAGAAATTTACGGTGCATTATTAGTGGTGGTGAAATATTAAACGTGCACAATACTAAACGTTTGTTGTCAACCCTACGAAACACTTCAATTGCAAATGCTTATGGCATGGTGGAAACCACGGCAGTTTGTACTTTATACTATGGAAGAGATTTTAATAGGATGGACTCTGTCGGAAAGCCTTTAAACAATATTCAAGTGATAATTAAGAACAAAAGCATAGATGGTATTGGAGAAATATTAATTTCGTCGCCCAGAATTATGAATGGATATTATCCAACAACTTTAGATCAGGAGGACCATTGGATCAATACCGGTGATCTAGGGTATATTGACGACGATGGAGATCTCCATGTTCTTTCACGAAAAACTCTTACCATCAATAAAGGGGGGGTGAAGATTAATCCATTTGAAATTGAAAAAATTATTTTGGAAGACGAACATGTAGAAGCAGCGTATGCAAAAAGAATTCCAGATGTTATCTACGGAGAAAATTTTAATCTTGAAGTTATTGCAAATGCAGACTACCACAACAGTATTGTTCAATATATAAACAGCACTCTTACGGCCTACTATCGACCGAAAAAAATTAAATTTGTAAATGCTTTTGAATCTACGATTACTGGAAAGATTAAGAGATAA
- a CDS encoding acyltransferase — MKVKGTINASDYIYSVLYKIWLRIHGAQVGKKVILCIGCRITAQHINIGAYTVIGRHVTITANKIRVGENCLFYAETIVFCNYLFEVGKRSKISRQCIFRANNIQIGKELWCNEQVKIGEGGWNQSQGNLFIGDHQFIGPRSTINLSSKVVLKGYGGLGVETAIYTHGAGNGQPITEGYYAEQHGVVVGKNVSILTRAMVMPNITIQNGVTVAANAIVTHNVAKDSLVAGIPARVIKRSKIRLDSVQRSSLIINAISEGLGVGGEAINKFNHFWSGKQDIYYYYYYKGQKVPNFNSILVFFEGSTKLLHDSLMRGGTVIDLKKRMIQGCTTYTTEKLRDKFRRKGIILSFSDYCPYKLNFNKFLIDHVENP, encoded by the coding sequence ATGAAAGTAAAAGGAACAATTAACGCAAGCGATTATATTTATTCTGTTCTCTATAAAATTTGGTTACGTATACACGGAGCTCAAGTCGGTAAGAAAGTTATTTTGTGTATTGGTTGTCGAATTACTGCACAACATATTAATATTGGTGCTTATACGGTTATTGGAAGGCACGTCACAATTACTGCAAATAAGATTAGAGTGGGTGAGAACTGTTTGTTTTACGCTGAAACAATAGTTTTTTGTAACTATTTGTTTGAAGTCGGAAAGCGTTCCAAAATTAGTCGACAATGCATTTTTCGTGCCAACAATATTCAAATTGGTAAGGAACTTTGGTGTAATGAACAAGTGAAAATTGGAGAAGGTGGATGGAATCAAAGCCAGGGGAATCTGTTCATTGGGGATCATCAATTTATTGGGCCACGGTCGACCATTAACTTGAGCTCCAAAGTAGTACTTAAAGGGTATGGAGGCCTCGGTGTGGAAACAGCAATTTATACGCACGGTGCAGGAAATGGTCAGCCGATTACTGAAGGATATTATGCTGAGCAACACGGGGTTGTGGTAGGGAAAAATGTTTCTATCTTAACGAGAGCTATGGTTATGCCAAATATCACTATTCAAAATGGAGTTACTGTAGCCGCCAATGCAATAGTTACCCATAATGTGGCAAAAGATTCATTGGTTGCCGGGATTCCAGCAAGGGTGATTAAAAGAAGCAAGATACGACTTGATTCAGTACAGCGTTCCTCTTTAATCATTAATGCCATTTCTGAAGGACTAGGTGTTGGAGGCGAAGCTATTAATAAATTTAATCATTTTTGGTCTGGAAAGCAGGATATTTATTACTACTATTATTATAAAGGTCAAAAAGTTCCGAATTTCAACAGTATTCTTGTTTTCTTCGAAGGTAGTACTAAGCTTCTTCACGATTCGTTAATGAGAGGAGGCACAGTGATTGACTTAAAAAAAAGGATGATTCAAGGATGCACAACTTACACAACTGAAAAGTTACGGGATAAATTTCGAAGAAAAGGAATAATCTTGAGTTTTAGTGATTATTGTCCCTATAAATTAAATTTTAATAAATTTCTTATAGATCATGTGGAGAATCCATAA
- a CDS encoding KxYKxGKxW signal peptide domain-containing protein, translating to MNEEKEHYKLYKVGRNWVAALVVVGTAGILGLSQPVFVHADTVTPNTAVKASSSSVKETSSTAAPQVTSTAAVTSKKTTSVVSEARVSNANQRGQSSSTSNETDSASSVTKQATSEVATSSSTSQVKTSLTTPKVMKRAATSANTSSTNDTTGVNDYDSATPIANSEKAHVPTAGEKLADTYTFIPNANFIIKLATF from the coding sequence ATGAATGAAGAAAAGGAACATTACAAACTTTATAAGGTTGGCCGTAACTGGGTTGCGGCGTTAGTAGTAGTTGGTACTGCAGGTATATTGGGTCTTTCACAACCCGTTTTTGTACATGCCGATACGGTTACACCAAATACGGCGGTAAAGGCTAGTTCAAGTTCGGTCAAAGAAACATCAAGTACTGCTGCTCCTCAAGTGACAAGTACGGCTGCTGTTACCTCCAAAAAGACAACCTCAGTGGTCAGTGAAGCACGTGTTAGCAATGCTAATCAGAGAGGACAGTCTTCATCCACAAGCAATGAAACTGATAGTGCGAGTAGTGTTACTAAACAAGCAACTTCGGAAGTAGCTACGAGTAGCTCGACAAGTCAGGTTAAGACAAGTTTGACGACTCCTAAAGTGATGAAGCGAGCCGCAACTTCGGCTAACACTAGTTCAACTAATGATACCACGGGAGTTAATGATTATGATTCAGCGACCCCCATAGCTAACAGTGAAAAAGCGCACGTACCGACGGCAGGTGAAAAATTAGCCGATACGTATACTTTTATTCCTAACGCGAATTTTATAATCAAGTTAGCCACCTTTTAA
- a CDS encoding VirD4-like conjugal transfer protein, CD1115 family, which translates to MRKDKIGKSENRGIFELASPFMLLVFFGIGALLTWVATMWTVHMLHTILPWLAPGIKLSHWIKPPTTNDVFTMKIFHDTYSLKRYQTIYRGMLAIGVGLTVWIDFRIWRKYHHINYHEYGKATLASPHEIRREYQAIPDRNKSFPGYGGVPISHVTNHTPAGLDLMDKMDPNNIQDLSTKLISRFGKLTTLDLVSKGTSGKYYIDQSTVNSLVIGITRSGKGEMFVNPLADILSRAGKKSSMVINDPKGELFQMAYVALRKRNYNVQVLNLQDMNSSMSYNPLAVAVDFAKRGYYDKAQQYINSVSNAIYTKPGHQSGGNDDFWIKSSISLLNALILALMDIAQRSDSWKKVTLRNAQLMLNEMGGDQVMVNADNEIVDDPQLATEQKSKLSLYFENFQKMPYAAFRKMAFNAFQQSNFAGKETAGSIYSSALEGLQIYQQDNIAQLTSMNSIDLNTIGFPRQFRVRIGGNDPKQNPYLSKIAKVHVLTNEGKEIESRQVKIDRQGYVVYPIENKCPDEFVVRITFDNRNNPAEMRSEFVTVVCHKSYKKRGLSSKPVRDQYTGKPILVGVNPLVLRAKTQVRVEVSNVECEYSEQPTALFLVTPPHNPAYNVLVSFLVDQTFNLNYDMALSSGRKTFNRIHFLLDEFGNLPPIPNMPTKVSIGLGQNILFEIIVQNLEQLSDNYGKEGAATIQSNCANIFYILTNSTTTAEMISKIVGKRTVNVKNLSGDLQNLNRGNLSDQRIGQSIFEPNELMDFKDGEMLVLRATTRRDKHHRRVKPSPIYNVLRKYLIPSRWMFLNHTFKSDMTMGDIPVETPHLGLNLADVSFDYNEVLESQLQDIDADNAYDVGTDDDAMIAMNNDLNRQPVLFNNDQLDQNAFMQTVEDAFLGTLGQIDTDTTTFNQIKQNIREERGRFFTIPPHNQINWLQDQLGTNYESFVDTVKDTTQKKLQRQR; encoded by the coding sequence ATGAGAAAAGATAAAATTGGAAAAAGTGAAAACCGCGGTATTTTTGAGTTGGCTAGTCCGTTCATGCTGTTGGTTTTCTTTGGCATTGGTGCGTTGTTAACCTGGGTAGCTACAATGTGGACAGTTCATATGCTGCATACGATTCTACCATGGCTAGCTCCAGGGATTAAACTTAGTCATTGGATTAAGCCACCGACAACTAATGATGTATTTACAATGAAGATTTTTCATGATACTTATTCACTTAAAAGGTATCAAACCATTTATCGTGGTATGTTGGCGATTGGTGTTGGATTGACGGTTTGGATTGATTTCCGAATTTGGCGAAAATATCATCATATTAATTATCATGAATATGGGAAAGCAACGTTGGCAAGCCCACATGAGATCAGGCGTGAATATCAGGCAATCCCTGATCGAAATAAAAGTTTCCCGGGATATGGTGGTGTCCCAATTAGTCATGTGACCAATCATACTCCGGCAGGTCTGGACTTGATGGATAAAATGGATCCAAACAATATTCAAGATTTAAGTACGAAATTAATTTCAAGATTTGGTAAATTAACTACTTTGGATTTGGTCTCTAAAGGAACCTCAGGTAAATATTATATTGATCAATCAACAGTTAACAGCTTGGTTATTGGGATTACTCGATCTGGTAAAGGTGAGATGTTTGTAAATCCTTTGGCAGACATTTTATCGAGAGCTGGAAAAAAATCTTCCATGGTCATTAATGATCCGAAAGGTGAGCTTTTTCAGATGGCATATGTGGCGTTACGAAAGCGTAACTATAATGTGCAAGTTTTAAATTTACAGGATATGAATAGTTCAATGTCCTATAATCCATTAGCGGTTGCTGTAGATTTTGCCAAACGAGGTTACTACGATAAAGCACAGCAATACATTAACTCAGTAAGTAATGCCATCTATACAAAACCGGGTCACCAAAGTGGTGGCAATGACGACTTTTGGATTAAAAGCTCAATTAGTTTGTTAAATGCGCTGATTTTGGCACTAATGGATATTGCTCAACGTAGTGATTCTTGGAAAAAAGTCACGTTGAGAAACGCCCAGCTGATGCTTAATGAAATGGGTGGGGATCAAGTCATGGTCAATGCAGATAATGAAATTGTCGATGATCCGCAATTGGCAACGGAACAAAAATCTAAATTGTCTTTATACTTTGAAAACTTCCAAAAAATGCCCTATGCAGCATTTCGAAAGATGGCTTTTAATGCTTTTCAGCAGTCTAATTTTGCTGGTAAAGAAACGGCTGGATCAATCTATTCGTCAGCGTTGGAAGGGTTGCAAATTTACCAACAAGATAATATTGCTCAACTAACTAGTATGAATTCCATTGATTTAAATACAATTGGATTTCCGCGTCAATTTAGGGTGCGAATTGGTGGCAATGATCCTAAACAAAACCCTTATCTGTCAAAGATTGCTAAGGTTCATGTCTTAACAAATGAGGGTAAAGAAATTGAAAGCCGACAGGTTAAAATTGATCGTCAAGGTTACGTAGTTTATCCAATTGAAAATAAATGTCCAGATGAATTTGTAGTCAGAATAACCTTTGATAATCGTAATAATCCTGCCGAAATGCGTAGTGAATTTGTTACGGTGGTCTGCCACAAGTCGTATAAAAAACGTGGGTTGTCATCAAAGCCTGTAAGAGATCAGTACACAGGGAAACCAATTCTGGTCGGAGTTAATCCTTTAGTTTTGCGTGCTAAGACGCAGGTTAGAGTTGAAGTTTCTAATGTAGAGTGTGAATATTCCGAACAGCCAACTGCATTGTTCCTAGTTACGCCACCTCATAATCCGGCCTATAATGTATTAGTTTCGTTTCTGGTTGATCAAACCTTTAATTTAAACTATGATATGGCGTTGAGTAGCGGTCGTAAAACGTTTAATCGTATTCACTTCCTACTAGATGAGTTTGGTAATTTGCCTCCAATTCCAAATATGCCTACTAAAGTATCTATTGGGCTTGGACAAAATATTTTGTTTGAAATTATTGTTCAAAACTTGGAACAACTTTCTGATAATTATGGTAAAGAAGGTGCGGCTACAATTCAGTCAAATTGTGCAAATATTTTTTACATTCTGACCAACTCAACGACAACCGCAGAAATGATCAGTAAAATTGTGGGGAAACGCACGGTTAATGTGAAAAACCTTTCGGGAGATTTACAGAACTTAAATCGTGGAAACTTGTCGGATCAACGAATCGGTCAAAGTATTTTTGAGCCTAATGAATTGATGGATTTCAAAGATGGTGAAATGCTGGTGCTAAGGGCTACAACAAGACGGGATAAGCATCATCGCCGAGTTAAACCATCACCGATTTACAATGTTTTAAGAAAATATCTAATTCCTTCGCGATGGATGTTCTTGAATCATACGTTTAAAAGCGATATGACAATGGGTGATATTCCAGTAGAAACTCCTCATTTGGGATTGAATTTAGCGGATGTCAGTTTTGACTATAATGAAGTACTGGAATCGCAATTACAGGACATTGATGCAGATAATGCCTATGATGTAGGCACAGATGACGATGCAATGATTGCTATGAACAATGACTTAAATCGACAACCGGTTTTATTTAATAATGATCAGTTAGATCAAAATGCATTTATGCAAACTGTTGAGGATGCCTTTTTAGGTACACTGGGTCAAATAGATACTGATACAACAACTTTCAATCAAATTAAACAGAACATTCGAGAAGAACGTGGACGTTTCTTTACGATCCCACCACATAATCAAATTAATTGGTTACAAGATCAATTGGGTACTAATTATGAAAGTTTCGTGGACACTGTTAAGGATACGACACAAAAAAAGCTACAAAGGCAACGATAA
- a CDS encoding group II intron maturase-specific domain-containing protein: protein MRDWLQYFSVGKMMSFTRALDQLLRSRMLQFIWKQRKKVRFD from the coding sequence ATGCGAGACTGGTTACAGTATTTTTCCGTTGGTAAAATGATGAGTTTCACTCGTGCATTGGACCAGTTGTTAAGGTCCCGCATGCTCCAGTTTATTTGGAAACAGCGGAAGAAAGTCAGATTCGATTAA
- a CDS encoding helix-turn-helix domain-containing protein: MKLEQFDSRNAFIQSKVDNIELAKKLHISPENVADLRNGTIFPSLDLLTKINQIEGNESVKTLKKVGKKLYLLELEIEFL; the protein is encoded by the coding sequence ATGAAGTTAGAACAGTTTGATAGTCGAAATGCATTTATACAATCTAAGGTGGATAACATAGAACTAGCAAAAAAGTTGCATATTTCTCCTGAAAATGTTGCGGACTTAAGAAATGGCACTATATTTCCCAGCCTTGATTTGTTGACAAAAATTAACCAGATTGAAGGTAATGAAAGTGTTAAAACTTTAAAGAAGGTTGGAAAAAAATTATACCTTTTAGAATTGGAAATAGAATTTCTTTGA
- a CDS encoding IS256 family transposase: MNQFTKEIVTALAQHQDLDIIFKDQLEIAINELLQNELSAFLGYEPYDRNGFNSGNSRNGHYMRTFNTKYGELNLTIPRDRNGEFVNHTLPAYQRRTDQLEQTVIQLYQKGITTHEIADLMEKMYGSYYTPQTVSNLTKVVNEQVTAFKNRTLSERYAVIYLDATYLPLRRDTVAKEAVHIAIGIQPNGYKEILSYKIAPTESSSVWSEVLADLKHRGVQQTLLFVADGLVGLETAVGKYYPTAVIQQCLVHVSRNISHHVRVHDRQTVLNDFKLIHKAANKRMAEHSLANFIDRWRKRYPKITQELLKNQKILVCFDFPPAIRSSIYSTNLIESFNKKFKRQTKKREQFPNEESLERTLMTVILDYNDKFGQRSHKGFNLVQDTLESMF; encoded by the coding sequence ATGAATCAGTTTACCAAAGAAATCGTCACAGCACTAGCACAGCATCAAGACCTAGATATCATTTTCAAAGATCAGCTGGAAATAGCCATTAATGAGCTTTTACAAAATGAACTTTCTGCATTCTTAGGTTATGAACCATATGATAGAAATGGCTTCAATTCTGGAAATTCACGTAATGGACACTATATGAGAACCTTTAATACAAAATATGGCGAATTGAATCTTACGATTCCACGTGATCGGAACGGAGAATTTGTTAACCATACTTTACCGGCCTATCAACGTAGAACAGACCAGTTAGAACAAACTGTCATTCAGCTTTATCAAAAGGGAATTACTACTCATGAAATCGCAGATTTGATGGAAAAGATGTATGGTTCCTATTACACGCCACAAACCGTTTCTAATCTGACTAAGGTAGTCAATGAACAGGTTACGGCTTTTAAGAACCGAACTCTATCAGAACGATATGCCGTCATTTATTTGGATGCCACTTATCTCCCCCTACGACGTGATACAGTTGCCAAAGAAGCAGTTCATATTGCAATTGGCATTCAGCCTAATGGGTATAAAGAAATTCTATCTTATAAAATAGCTCCCACAGAGTCTAGTTCAGTTTGGTCTGAAGTGTTGGCAGATTTGAAACATCGTGGGGTTCAACAAACCTTACTGTTTGTCGCTGATGGATTAGTTGGCCTAGAAACCGCGGTTGGTAAATATTATCCAACCGCAGTAATTCAGCAATGTTTAGTTCATGTAAGTCGTAATATTTCGCATCATGTACGCGTTCACGACCGCCAGACTGTGTTAAATGACTTTAAGTTAATTCATAAAGCAGCTAATAAACGAATGGCTGAGCATAGCTTAGCCAACTTTATTGATCGTTGGCGTAAAAGATATCCAAAAATTACGCAAGAGTTATTAAAGAATCAAAAAATACTAGTATGTTTTGATTTTCCACCGGCCATCCGGTCTAGTATTTACAGCACTAATCTTATCGAATCATTTAACAAAAAATTTAAACGACAAACGAAGAAACGAGAACAATTTCCAAACGAAGAATCGTTGGAAAGAACTTTGATGACCGTAATTCTTGATTATAATGATAAGTTTGGTCAACGATCGCATAAAGGGTTCAACTTAGTTCAAGACACTTTAGAATCTATGTTTTAA
- a CDS encoding IS3 family transposase, producing the protein MRGLNSEKISTKEISEIAIELRQLFQTSIKLILKVIQIPRSTYYYTQSHKRRKFDDDQIIQAIDEIRQKDPKYTKKYGYRRLTTALHDLGFKVNHKRVLRIMQEHGWLCHAFNRQTKKYNSYKGLVGKIATNRLKRRFKTDRPYQKLVADVSEFRYGSMGMNERVYLEPVLDLFSGEILAFNISEHPTVKFAIKPLKEALEKLPKLNYRTTVHTDQGFQYQHRHWQQVLKKHHVYQSMSRKATCLDNAAMESFFHIMKAEMMDEHFEDKASLIQAMTEWIGFYNNRRIKTKLNGKSPVKYRELAVQKAA; encoded by the coding sequence ATTAGAGGCCTTAACTCGGAAAAAATCAGTACAAAAGAAATCTCAGAAATAGCCATCGAGTTAAGGCAACTATTCCAAACTTCTATCAAGCTGATTCTTAAAGTAATCCAAATTCCACGCAGCACTTATTACTACACTCAGAGTCATAAGAGACGTAAATTTGATGATGACCAGATTATTCAAGCAATAGACGAGATTCGCCAAAAAGATCCAAAATACACCAAAAAATACGGTTACCGAAGACTTACAACTGCATTACATGATTTAGGATTTAAAGTTAATCATAAACGCGTTTTACGAATTATGCAGGAACACGGGTGGTTGTGTCATGCCTTTAATCGACAAACCAAAAAATATAATTCATATAAAGGTTTAGTGGGTAAAATTGCCACTAATCGCTTAAAGCGACGCTTCAAAACCGATAGACCTTATCAAAAGCTCGTCGCAGACGTTAGTGAATTCAGATATGGAAGCATGGGAATGAACGAACGAGTTTATCTCGAACCAGTTCTTGATTTGTTTTCTGGAGAAATTCTAGCATTCAATATTAGTGAACATCCAACAGTTAAATTCGCAATTAAACCACTTAAGGAGGCTTTAGAAAAACTACCAAAACTAAATTACCGGACAACGGTCCATACTGACCAAGGCTTTCAGTATCAACATCGACACTGGCAGCAGGTTTTAAAGAAACATCACGTTTATCAAAGCATGTCACGTAAAGCAACTTGTCTTGATAATGCGGCGATGGAGTCTTTCTTTCACATTATGAAGGCTGAAATGATGGATGAACATTTTGAAGATAAAGCTAGCTTAATCCAAGCAATGACCGAATGGATAGGCTTTTATAATAATCGTCGAATCAAAACAAAATTAAATGGCAAGTCTCCGGTAAAATACCGAGAACTCGCCGTTCAAAAAGCAGCATAA
- a CDS encoding helix-turn-helix domain-containing protein → MVKFNFDFKVKVVTGYLGGLTVNSLAHKYRIGSSATVLNWIQRYEKFGLNGLKRKAMDLEYASQFKVNVLNWRKQNQASLPVTALHFNLSSPSTIWQWESRFKALGIVGLERKRGNAKNMVKHKNKSRKPIVQKDNYTAKEDLKQLQKENEMLKIENTYLKKLEALTRKKSVQKKSQK, encoded by the coding sequence ATGGTTAAATTTAATTTTGATTTCAAAGTGAAAGTAGTAACTGGATATTTGGGTGGTCTGACCGTTAATTCATTAGCACATAAATACAGGATTGGTAGTAGTGCCACAGTTTTAAATTGGATTCAAAGATATGAGAAATTTGGCCTTAACGGTCTTAAACGCAAAGCAATGGATTTAGAATATGCTAGCCAGTTCAAAGTCAATGTATTAAACTGGAGAAAACAAAATCAGGCCTCGCTTCCAGTAACTGCCTTACATTTTAACTTATCCTCGCCGAGTACTATTTGGCAATGGGAAAGCCGGTTTAAAGCATTAGGAATTGTGGGTCTAGAGCGAAAGCGAGGCAACGCCAAGAACATGGTGAAACACAAGAATAAAAGCCGCAAACCCATTGTCCAAAAGGACAATTATACAGCCAAAGAGGATTTAAAACAGCTTCAAAAAGAAAATGAAATGTTAAAGATTGAGAACACCTACCTAAAAAAATTAGAGGCCTTAACTCGGAAAAAATCAGTACAAAAGAAATCTCAGAAATAG